In Sulfitobacter sp. LCG007, the sequence GCACGACATCCTCGGCACCCGACTCGATCGCCGCGATCTTCTCGGCCGCGATTCGCACGCAGTAGTGTCGCGGCAATTCTCCGGCGAGGGGGGTTTCGTCGATGTCGGGGGCCACGATGTCGTCGGGGATCACCCCGATCTGCGCCAGCAACTCCCTGCGTCGTGGCGAGCCGGAGCCCAGAATGAACCGCATCTGCAAGCTCCGCAATCCGGGCCAGGCCCCCAAGGGCCCGGCGCGTCTTCACTTGAACCGGTAGTTGATCCGGCCTTTTGTCAGGTCGTAGGGGGTCATCTCCACCTGGACCTTGTCGCCTGCCAGAACGCGGATGCGGTTCTTTCGCATCTTGCCTGCCGTATGCGCGATGATTTCATGGCCGTTCTCGAGTTCGACCCGGAATGTCGCATTCGGCAGGAGTTCCTTCACGACGCCGGGGAATTCGAGAATGTCTTCCTTGGCCATGGTATCTCCTTGCAGATCGCGCCCGCCCATCGGACGCGCACGCTTAAATGCGCTCAAAGCTCGCGATTTTCAAGGCCAATCAGCGAAGGGTCACGACGTCGGGCGCCCCGTCCCGCCCGGACTGCTCGTCCCAGTGTGTCCGGTTGCGCACCACACCGCTGCGGCGCACCTGCGACACCGCGGACAAAGCCACCTCGGCGTAGGTCCAGCCGGGCTGATTGAGCCTGCCCGCCGCCAAAACCCCGTTTGACGGAAAGCCGGTGTCGGGCGGCCCGAAAACGCCCCCCGCCCCGACGCTCGTCCCCAGCGCCTCCGACCAGTCCGCGTCCCCGACGACCGAGGACATGACTGTCACGCATTGCAGTTCGAGCGCGCGTGCCATCGCCCCGATCCGCACCCGCCAGTAGCCCGCCTCGGCCTCGGTGCAGGAAGGTACGAGGATCAGGTCGCAGTCGACCAGCGCCCGGCCCAGCAGAGGGAATTCGCTGTCATAGCAGATCAGGACACCCACGCGCCCGAGCGCCGTCTCGAATGTCCTGAGCGGCCCGCCCCCCGTCACGTCCCAGTCATCCCGCTCGAACATGGTCATGATCTGCTTGTCCTGAACCCCCATCGCACCGGACGGCGCGAAGAAGCGCGCGCGGTTCACCGGCCGCGAGTCCGTTGCCGCAGGACCCGACCCCGCGAGGATGTGCACCCCATGCTCCTTCGCAAGCCGGGCGTGCAGCGCATCCGCCTCCGGCAGACGGTCCGATACCGCGTAGAGCGAAAGCTCGAGATCCCCCGCGACTTCCGGACCCGAGAGGGTCGCCAGTTCCATCGCCCCGTATTCCGGAAATACCAGCAGGTCCGCACCGTTCGAGGCCGCCTCCGAGACCCAGGAAGAAAGCTTGTCCTCATACTCGGACCAGCCGGAGAGGACAGAGAGGGGATAGGCGGATGTGGCGATCTTCATGGGCGGGCTCCAGCATTTGTCTGTGTCGACATGGACTCCAGCACGGTGCCGATGCAAGCTCAACCCGGCCAACCGGCCGCATCCGAAGGGGATGATCGGCACAGTACGGGTCGAAAGGCATCGCTCCGCGCAGTCTTCAGCGGATTTTCCGGAGGCGTCCTGCGCGTGTCCTTGATCGCGGTCGCCGCCCCATTGACCCCCCCGGTCCGCACATTCACAATCCCCGAAACCGGCCCGGAATCCGTTCATGCTCATCAAAGGCGTCACCCTGCGCGGCCTCGAGGTGTTCGAGGCGCTGGCCTCATCGGGGTCCGTCGCCCAGGCCTCGGCGCTGACAGGGTTGTCGCAGCCGGCGGTCAGCCAGCAGATCCGCAACCTCGAAGAAGCGCTTGGTGCCGAGCTTGTCGATCACGCGCGCCGGCCCATGCGCCTGACACCGGCAGGAGAGGGCTTTCTCGTCCGCGCGGCCTCGGCACTATCGGCGCTCAGGCTCGCGCAGAGCGAGCTCACGGTCATGGATCTTGCCCATCTCAGCGCCCTAAGCATTGGAATCATAGATGATTTCGACGACAGCCTGACGCCTCGCCTCGCCACCATACTGGCGGACAGCATGACCCGGTGCCGTTTCAAGATGATAACGGCTTCCTCCAACGATCTGCGCATCGCCATGGAGGAAAAGCGGCTTCACCTGGCGATCTCGGCAAGCTCGGGGCAGGTTCTCGACGGCGTGCTGGAATACCCGCTGGCGCGGGACCCCTTCGTCCTTGTTGCCCCGAAAGGCGTCCCGCTGACGGCGCAGACGATGCGCGATCCGGCCGGACTGCCATTCCTGCGCTACGAGCGCGAACAGCTGATCAGCCGCCAGATCGAGGCTGCGCTGGCGCGCCAGAAGATGCAGCTTTCCGAAAGGTTCGAGATCGGCAGCCATCTGGCGCTGATGGCAATGGTCGGCCGCGGTATCGGCTGGGCGATCACGACGCCGCTGGGCTATATGCGGGCGGCGCGATTCCATGGGCAGATCGAAGCCCAGCCGCTGCCCTTCTCGGGCTTCGCGCGACAGATCTCGCTCTATGCCTCGGCAGACTGGGCCGGTGAGGTGACGCTGAACGTCGCCCAGACGATGCGCCGCCTGATCCAGTCGCATATGGTTGACCCGGCGCTGGCGCAGCTTCCCTGGCTGGCCGGCGATCTGAAGGTACTCGAGGGCTGAAGATGAATGCACGCGGACAAGGCGACAAGATCGTCATATTGACGGGCGCGGGGATATCGGCGGAGAGCGGCCTCGGGACGTTCCGCGCAGAGGGCGGGCTCTGGGCCCAGCACCGGATCGAGGATGTGGCGACGCCCGAAGGATTCGCGCGCGATCCGAAACTCGTGGTGGATTTCTACAACGCGCGACGGGTGCAGGCCGCAGAGGCAGAGCCCAATGAGGGGCATCTGGCGCTGGCGCGGCTCGAGGCGGCGTATCCGGGCGAGGTGGTGGTCGTGACCCAGAATGTCGACGACCTGCACGAGCGGGCCGGGTCGGCGGCAGTGATCCACATGCACGGTGCGCTGGCGGGTGCGCTTTGCCACGCCTGCGGTCACAGGTGGGAAGCGCCGCTGGTCATGGCCTCCGGCGATGCCTGCCCTTCCTGCGGTCGCGGCGCGGCACGGCCCGACATCGTCTGGTTTGGAGAGATGCCCTATCGGATGGAGGAGATCCTCGACCATCTCGAGACGGCTGCGGTCTTTGCGTCGGTCGGGACGTCGGGAAACGTCTACCCTGCCGCCGGTTTCGTGTCCGAGGCGCGGCGGCATGGTGCCCACACCATCGAGTTCAATCTCGAACGCTCGCTGGTGGGCGATCTCTTCAGGGAGGTACGGATAGGCCCCGCGACACGGACCCTGCCGATCTGGGTGGACGAGATGCTCGCGCGCGCGGACTAGCGGTCGAGGTCTACAGGCACGTCGATCGTGACGTCCCCGGCGCGCTCGAAACTCAGTGTCAGCGGCACGGATCCGCCTTCGGGAAGCGGCTTGGTCAGGCCCATGAGCATGACATGGTCGCCGCCGCGCCTGAGGTCGTGACTGCCCTCTGCCGGGATCTCGAGCCCGCCCTCGACCTCGATCATCTTCATGACGCCATCGGCCTCGGACTGATGGGTATGAAGTTCGGTCCTGGTTGCCGCCGGAGACGTCGCGGCGACGAGACGGTCCGCGACCTCGGACGTGTTCTCGATCACCATGAAGGCGGCACCGACGGGTGCGCCGGGTGCGGACGACCTGACATAGGCGTCCCGGATGACGATTTCGGCCTGGGCAATGCCGCCGGCGAGGCAAAGGCAAGCGGCAAGGACGGGGTTGATGATGTTCACGGCCATGTCTCCGGTTCGGTCCTGTCAGGCCATCTGCATGGCCCCGTCGACACAGCTACGCGCAGCATGTGCGAATTACATCGCGCCAAAACGACACACCCCGCCCGGGGTGCGGGCGGGGTGCGGATGGCACGATCGTGCGTTGTTCAGCTGAGGGCTTCTGCCTGGGTTCCGGCCTTCGCGATGGCCTTCTTGACCTTCAGCGCGTTCGGCGAAAGCTCGCTGTCCTTCGCCTTCGCCAGATACTGGTCCAGTCCGCCACGGTGATCGACCGAACGCAGGGCAGAGGCCGAGATCCGGAACTTGAAGGCGCGGCCCAAGGCTTCGGACTGCAGGGATACGTCGTTCAGGTTCGGCAGGAACCGGCGACGGGTCTTGTTGTTTGCATGGCTGACGTTGTTGCCAGACATCGGGCCCTTGCCGGTCAGTTCGCAGACGCGCGACATGATCTAATCCTCTTTTCAACCGTCGCGTCCGGCGGTCCGGAAAACGACAAATGGGGCGGCCGTCCGGCAGCGCCCCGGAATTTCGTTCGCTGGCTTTAGTGGGAATCGCGGCAGGGGTCAACCCGCCGCGTGGAAGGCTTTCACATCTCGCCGAGTTGGCGGAGAAAGTCACGGGCCGCTGCCGCCGGGGCGCAGTCACCCGCGGCGACGAGCCGGCCGATCCGGGCCAGCGCGGCCTTCGCCTCTGGCGTGTCGAGGACGGACAACAGGGTTCGGCGGACATCCTCCTCGAACCAGTAGCGGGCCTGTGCCGCCCGGGTCCGGTCCCAGAACCCGTTATCCCTGCGCCAGGCCACGAGATCGCTTACCGTCGACCACAGTTCGCCCAGCCCCTGTGCCTCGAGCGCGGACGCCATCATCGCCCTGGGATAGCCGTCCGGATCCTGCGGCCGTTTGCGCAGCAGGCGAAGCGCTCCGGCGTAGTCGGCGCAGGTCCGGCGCGCTGCCGGCATTAGCTCGCCGTCGGCCTTGTTCACCACGACAAGGTCCGCGATTTCCATGATGCCGCGCTTTACGCCCTGCAGTTCGTCTCCCCCTGCCGGCGCGATCAGCAGCAGGAAGACGTCGGCCATTTCGGCCACCACGGTCTCGGACTGCCCGACCCCCACGGTTTCGATCAGCACAACGTCGAAACCCGCGCCCTCGCAAAGCGCCACCGCCTCGCGGGATCGGCGCGCGACGCCGCCAAGCTGCGACTGGCTGGGCGAGGGCCGGATGAAGGCAGCCTGCTCGCGCGCCAGGCGGTCCATGCGGGTCTTGTCTCCGAGGATCGAGCCGCCGGAGCGCGCGGAGGACGGATCGACAGCCAGAACCGCTACCCGCAGCCCCTGTTCGATCAGCATCATGCCGAAGCTTTCGATGAAGGTCGACTTGCCCACCCCCGGCGTACCCGAAAGGCCGATGCGCAGGCCCTGTCGATCCTTCGGCAGTGCGTCAAGCAGCGCCGCGGCGGCGTCGCGGTGATCGGATCGGGCGCTTTCGACAAGGGTGATGGCCCGCGCAAGTGCGCGTCTTTCGCCTTTCGCCACCCGCTCTGCCAGTTCGCCGATGTCCATGCGCCCAGTCCTTCAGCCTCGCCCGGTTGTCCGGCAGGCATCCGGAAAAGTCCAGTGCTTGGCGGCGGCCGGCCGACTGGGTAATCAGGTTGCCATGACACCCGCCCTTCCCATCGACGATGTGCTGCCCCAGTTGCTCGGCGCCCTGAGGAAAGCGGGCCGCGCGGTCCTGCAGGCCCCCCCGGGGGCGGGCAAGACCACCCGCGTGCCGCTCGCGATCCTCGAGGCGGGCCTGAGCGAAGGACGCATCCTCATGCTCGAACCGCGCAGGCTCGCCGCCCGGGCCGCGGCCGAACGCATGGCACAGACGCTGCAAGAGCCGGTCGGCAGGCGGGTGGGCTACCGGATGCGGGGTCAGTCGAAGACGGGGCCGGAAACGCGGATCGAGGTCGTCACCGAGGGCATCCTCACACGCATGCTGCAGGAGCGGCCGGACCTTCCCGGCATCGGCGCTGTGATCTTCGACGAATTCCACGAACGCTCGCTCAACGCCGATCTCGGGCTGGCGCTGTGCCTCGAGGTCGCGGGCGCCCTGCGCGAGGATCTGATGCTGGTTGCCATGTCGGCCACCCTCGATGCTGGCCCGGTGGCGGATCTGATGCAAGCGCCGGTCATCACTTCCGAGGGGCGCAGCTTTCCGGTCGAGACACGCTGGCTGCCCCGTCCCCTGTCCCGGACAGCGCGTTTCGAGGCGTCCATGGCCGACCTCGTTCTGGAGGCATTGGCACAGGAAGCGGGCGGCGCTCTGGTGTTCCTGCCGGGCGAGGCCGAGATCCGGCGGGTGGAAGGACTGTTGCGGCCCCGGCTGCCGACGGACTGCACGTTGCACCCGCTGTTCGGGGCGATGGATTTCGCGGCGCAGCGGGAGGCGATCGAACCCGCACGGGAGCAGCGCAAGGTCGTGCTTGCAACGGCGATCGCCGAGACCTCGCTGACGATCGAAGGCA encodes:
- the rpmB gene encoding 50S ribosomal protein L28, which encodes MSRVCELTGKGPMSGNNVSHANNKTRRRFLPNLNDVSLQSEALGRAFKFRISASALRSVDHRGGLDQYLAKAKDSELSPNALKVKKAIAKAGTQAEALS
- a CDS encoding LysR family transcriptional regulator; this translates as MLIKGVTLRGLEVFEALASSGSVAQASALTGLSQPAVSQQIRNLEEALGAELVDHARRPMRLTPAGEGFLVRAASALSALRLAQSELTVMDLAHLSALSIGIIDDFDDSLTPRLATILADSMTRCRFKMITASSNDLRIAMEEKRLHLAISASSGQVLDGVLEYPLARDPFVLVAPKGVPLTAQTMRDPAGLPFLRYEREQLISRQIEAALARQKMQLSERFEIGSHLALMAMVGRGIGWAITTPLGYMRAARFHGQIEAQPLPFSGFARQISLYASADWAGEVTLNVAQTMRRLIQSHMVDPALAQLPWLAGDLKVLEG
- a CDS encoding NAD-dependent deacylase; this encodes MNARGQGDKIVILTGAGISAESGLGTFRAEGGLWAQHRIEDVATPEGFARDPKLVVDFYNARRVQAAEAEPNEGHLALARLEAAYPGEVVVVTQNVDDLHERAGSAAVIHMHGALAGALCHACGHRWEAPLVMASGDACPSCGRGAARPDIVWFGEMPYRMEEILDHLETAAVFASVGTSGNVYPAAGFVSEARRHGAHTIEFNLERSLVGDLFREVRIGPATRTLPIWVDEMLARAD
- a CDS encoding carbon-nitrogen hydrolase family protein; its protein translation is MKIATSAYPLSVLSGWSEYEDKLSSWVSEAASNGADLLVFPEYGAMELATLSGPEVAGDLELSLYAVSDRLPEADALHARLAKEHGVHILAGSGPAATDSRPVNRARFFAPSGAMGVQDKQIMTMFERDDWDVTGGGPLRTFETALGRVGVLICYDSEFPLLGRALVDCDLILVPSCTEAEAGYWRVRIGAMARALELQCVTVMSSVVGDADWSEALGTSVGAGGVFGPPDTGFPSNGVLAAGRLNQPGWTYAEVALSAVSQVRRSGVVRNRTHWDEQSGRDGAPDVVTLR
- a CDS encoding copper chaperone PCu(A)C; translated protein: MNIINPVLAACLCLAGGIAQAEIVIRDAYVRSSAPGAPVGAAFMVIENTSEVADRLVAATSPAATRTELHTHQSEADGVMKMIEVEGGLEIPAEGSHDLRRGGDHVMLMGLTKPLPEGGSVPLTLSFERAGDVTIDVPVDLDR
- the infA gene encoding translation initiation factor IF-1, with protein sequence MAKEDILEFPGVVKELLPNATFRVELENGHEIIAHTAGKMRKNRIRVLAGDKVQVEMTPYDLTKGRINYRFK
- the meaB gene encoding methylmalonyl Co-A mutase-associated GTPase MeaB, coding for MDIGELAERVAKGERRALARAITLVESARSDHRDAAAALLDALPKDRQGLRIGLSGTPGVGKSTFIESFGMMLIEQGLRVAVLAVDPSSARSGGSILGDKTRMDRLAREQAAFIRPSPSQSQLGGVARRSREAVALCEGAGFDVVLIETVGVGQSETVVAEMADVFLLLIAPAGGDELQGVKRGIMEIADLVVVNKADGELMPAARRTCADYAGALRLLRKRPQDPDGYPRAMMASALEAQGLGELWSTVSDLVAWRRDNGFWDRTRAAQARYWFEEDVRRTLLSVLDTPEAKAALARIGRLVAAGDCAPAAAARDFLRQLGEM